From a region of the Oceanithermus desulfurans genome:
- a CDS encoding ABC transporter ATP-binding protein produces MNDPLVRLRGLGKRYGNTEALGGLDLEVEAGEAFGLLGPNGAGKTTTLRILATLIRPSSGEAWVNGHSVLRDPLAVRRSLGIVNGGMGLYERLTGREILHFFGRFYGLDEGELEARVRWLDELLGLGPVLDKRVEEMSSGMIQKIVVGRAILHRPPVLLLDEATQGLDVFARRALLDFVQEYKATGHTIVYSTHVLPEAEEVCDRVGFLHRGRLLFVGRVAEAKERYATDSLERAFIRAAEEVPE; encoded by the coding sequence ATGAACGACCCGCTCGTGCGTCTGAGGGGCCTGGGCAAACGGTACGGCAACACGGAAGCGCTGGGGGGCCTCGATCTCGAGGTCGAGGCGGGCGAGGCCTTCGGCCTCCTCGGACCCAACGGCGCGGGAAAGACGACGACGCTGCGCATCCTCGCCACCCTGATCCGCCCCTCTTCGGGGGAGGCCTGGGTGAACGGCCACAGCGTGCTGCGCGACCCTCTGGCCGTCCGCCGCAGCCTGGGCATCGTCAACGGTGGAATGGGCCTGTACGAGCGGTTGACCGGCCGGGAAATCCTTCACTTCTTCGGTCGCTTCTACGGCCTGGACGAAGGTGAGCTCGAAGCGCGCGTTCGCTGGCTCGACGAACTGCTCGGCCTGGGTCCCGTCCTCGACAAGCGCGTCGAGGAAATGTCGAGCGGGATGATACAGAAGATCGTCGTCGGCCGCGCCATCCTGCACCGGCCGCCGGTGCTGTTGCTTGACGAGGCCACCCAGGGCCTCGACGTCTTCGCCCGGCGCGCGCTCCTCGACTTCGTCCAGGAGTACAAGGCCACGGGGCATACGATCGTCTACTCGACCCACGTGCTGCCCGAGGCCGAGGAGGTCTGCGACCGCGTGGGCTTCCTGCACCGGGGCCGGCTGCTCTTCGTCGGCCGCGTGGCGGAGGCCAAAGAGCGCTACGCCACCGACTCGCTGGAACGCGCCTTCATCCGCGCCGCCGAGGAGGTGCCGGAGTGA